The Fervidobacterium sp. sequence TAATAAGTGGGATACTGATGGGTAGTGGGATATATCATGAGATAGAAGTAGAGGTAGCGGGGGGAATAATAGACATAGTGATAGAGAACAATGGGGTGGTGTACATAATAGAGTTGAAGGTAGACAGAAGTGCAAAAGAAGCACTTGAGCAGATAAAAGAAAGAAGGTACTATGAAGGTTTTGCAGGTAAGAAATGCTATTTGATAGGAGTGAATATAGACAGTAATAAGAGGAACATATCGGAATGGGAATATGAGGTGATAGAGTTAGATAAAAATTGTACTTTTTAGGTCTTAAAAACAATTTATAAGATTTTTTTGAAAAGCAACAATTGATAGTACTTGTTGTATTCAAAGTTGCAAAGCATAATCGAATATTACGAAGAAAGTGAAATATCAAATACCTACTTGACACAGGGAGTTGTCTATGATATTATTCTTATCGGCGCATGTGAGTCGTAGGTGACCTGGTAGCTCAGCAGGTAGAGCACCTGACTTTTAATCAGGGGGTCGCGGGTTCGAATCCCGCCCGGGTCACCAGAAAAAGGTGCGAGAGTGGCGGAATTGGCAGACGCGCTGGACTTAGAATCCAGTGGGACTGATAATCCCGTGAGGGTTCAAATCCCTCCTCTCGCACCAAAGAAAAGCTAATTCTGTAAAGCGGGTGTAGCTCAGCGGTAGAGCACTTGCTTGCCAAGCAAGGGGTCGCGGGTTCGAAACCCGTCACCCGCTCCAAAATGTAGGAGCGTGCAAGCGCTCCTTTTTTATTGAGTGAATCGGTATTAGACAGTGAGTGCATAAAATCATTCTTGACGATTTGAGCTTTTATGGTATAATATTTCATGGTTGTAGCAAGATAAATTTATTTTGGCATGCCGAGGTGGCGGAATTGGCAGACGCACATGGTTGAGGGCCATGCGGTCATTGGGACCGTGCGGGTTCAAATCCCGCCCTCGGCACCAAATTCGATAAGACGATGGTATGGTCCATCGTCTTTTTGTTTCAATCGAACGATTGAAAAATATCAGGTGTCTAAATTCACGAAGGATAGCAATTTATGATTTGAGGGGGCGAACGGTTTCGACGGGGGTAAGCTGTCCCAGGAAGCGAGTCGAGGTTGCCTGTTGTCCTCGTTAAAAAACAGCAGGAAAAAGATAAGTGCCAACGAATACGTTCCTCTTGCTGCTTAATTAGATAAAAGCAGCCGTCCGCTACGAAAGTTGGCTGACCTTTCGTAGGTGGGCGTGACCCTGTCAGCCAGGTAGTCAGAATGCGCCTCACGTTCTGAGCTACCTTAGTTAGTGAGGCTAGCTGTCTTAAAGCCTGTCTGTGGGCGTTAAGATAGCGAAAATCAAAACACAGACTGCGCTCGGAGAAGCCTGGGATGGTTTACTTTCGGACGCGGGTTCGATTCCCGCCGCCTCCACCAAAATTCTGAACAGAGAAAATACTTTATTGTTCGTGTAAAAGTCCTTGATTTCAGGGACTTTTATTGTTTTTTATGAGACAGTTGTTAAAATTCTTTAGAAAACTAGCAATTGATGAATAAGTTTGGACGTTTCCATAGAATTTTTGTTGATATTTTTGATTGTTAGTTTATAATGTCTTATTAATTAATTGCTGAAAATGTAAAAGGCCCTTTGATACAAAAGCTTTAAATTAAGAAGTTGTTTGGTGAGAAAGTTTTAGAATAATTTATGCTTCGATAATGTAAAGGCAGATAATAAGGAGGTATTTGCATTATGAGACCTCGGAATATTGAGTTTGAAATTACTACAGCTTGTAATTATTCTTGTTTGCATTGCTATTGTAATGCTGGAAAGAAATCGAAAGTTGAGTTGTCCACAGAGGAAATTTTTGAGGTAATAGATCAACTTGTTCAAGCTGAAGTTGAGATACTTGATGTTGTTGGTGGTGAACCTTTGCTAAGAAATGATCTATTAAAGATATTTTCGTATGCTAAATCTAAGGGTTTGAGTATGATTATGAACACAAATGCTTCTCTCGCAACAAAGGATTTGGTAAACAAGATAAAAGCTATTGTCCCTGATTTGCATGTTGGTGTTTCACTCGATGGACCTGTTTCCGAAGTGCATGATAAAATTAGAGGAAAAGGAACTTTCGAAAGCACTATGAAGGGACTTAAGAATTTTCTGGAAGCTGGATTTAATGTTACGGTACTTTTTGTGGTGAATAGGTTAAATTACAGTTATATTGATGACATGGTTCTATTAGCAAAAGATTTAGGAACAAGTTTGTATGTTGACAGATTTATTCCTGTTGGTCGTGGAATGATAAATAAGGAATTGTTACTTCCTACACGAGATATGATTGAGCATGTGGCAAATAGGCTTCAGATATTTTTGAAGCGTGAAAACAGTGTTGAGTTATATATTGAGGAAAATATATTCGGATTGGAAGAATGTACTGCTGGTAGAACACATGCATCAATTCTTGTAGATGGTAATGTGGTACCTTGTGGACATTTTAGGTATAATCCTGAATATTATGTTGGAAATGTTAATAAAGAACGTTTCATAGATATTTGGCGAAGAATGGAGGAATACAGAAGCAAATTAATACCGCAGAGTTGTTTATTGTGTGCTTTGAGGGGAAATATTTGTAGTGCTGGATGTTTGGCAGCAGCTAAGTTTTATAAAGCAGATATTGACAGCGTAATTTGTAAAAGATGACATGTTAAAAAACTGAAAAAGTCCCATGGCCAATACCATGGGACTTTTTTCTAATGAATTCATTACATTGCATGCTCATCAGTTTGTATATCTTTCTTCACTTGTCCTTTAACTCTTATTGGTTTGTCTTTTGTAGCTTCTTCAAGTGCAAGAAGTCGCTGATATCTTGTTGTAACGTATTCTTGAAGTTCGTCTATTATTTCTTGTGCGTCTGGTCTCGAAAGGAATAGTTTGAATCTTCCTTGTGATTTAATGTAATCAGCTACTGGTCGTGGATTTGTTATCTTCTTTGTTACTCTGTAAACACCTCTTTCGACTTCATACAAAGGCCAGTATAGTGTTTCGATTGCAAGCTTGCTTGTTTCAACAGCTTTATCATCGGAAACTCTCCAAAATCTTACACATGCTGAATGCGCAGCAATAAATGCTGGCCCATCGAATTCAAGGGCTTTTTCTATTTTTTTCATGAAGTCAATTGGCTCAGAAAGCGCAACCGTGGCAACGTAGACATTTTCGTGAGCGGCCATTATTTCAACCATATTCTTTTTGAGTTGTAATTTCCCAGCGAGTTTTTTTCCAACCGGAGCTGTTGTTGTATCTGAACCAGGAGGTGTTGCGCCAGATCTTTGGTTACCAGTATTCATGTAACCTTCGTTGTCGTAGACAATGTATATAAATTTGTGCCCTCTTTCTACAGCACCAGAAAGTGATTGTAAACCAATGTCGTACGTTCCACCATCTCCCGCAAAAGCAAAGAATGCAAGTTTCTTATCTTCAGGAATTTCTCCTCTCTTCTTTGCTGCTCTAAATGCTGTTTCCACACCACTGATTGTAGCTGCTACGTTTTCAAAAGCGTTGTGAATGTATGGTACATTCCATGCTGTATATGGGAATATTGTTGTGGATACTTCAAGACACCCAGTTGCAAGAGCAACTACAGGTTCGTAACCATTTGCCATGGCAGTCATCAGTGCAAATTTTACAACATTCGGTGCTCCACAACCAGGACACATTCTGTGACCCGGGGTTATTCCAGGGTTTTTGTCATAAAATAGCTTTGCAAGTTCTATAGCATTTAATGGCATTTAGTACACCTCCTTTTATTCTCTAAGCCCAAGGTATCTTTCTTCATCAGCAATCAAATAACCTTTAAAGGCGTCTTCGAATGCTTGTCTGATATGTTTCGGTGTTATATCTCTTCCACCAAGACCATACACATAGCTCCCAAGTTGGGGTCTAACTGCTACTTCGTAAAGTGCTGACTTGATAGTCTCGTAAAGTGGTGCTTCTGAACCAAATGAAACTGATCTATCGAGAACTATAACAGCCTTTCTTCCATTTAATATTCTTTGATATTCTTCTTTCGGGAATGGCCTAAACATCCAAGGCTTTACAAGTCCTACTTTTCTGCCTTCTTTTCGCAGTTCGTTAATTGTGTGTTTGATTGTTCCAGCTGTGGAACCAAGGGCTATCATAATATATTCAGCATCGTCTGCCATGTATTCATCAACAAGATCGTATTTTCTACCAGAGATTTTTGCAAAATCTTCTGCTACTTGTTTGAAAACTCTTGGAACGTGTTTCATCGCTTCAATTTGTTGCCTTTTGTGCTCGAAGTAATAGTCGTACAAGTCAAGTGGACCGTATGTAACTGGTTTCGAAGTATCAAGTAATGAATACATCTTTATAGGTTTTCCAACAAATTTTTTAACTACTTCATCATCAAGCGTTTCAACAACTTCAACACTGTGAGATATAATGAATCCATCAAAGTTCACCATTACCGGCAATCTGACATCTGGATGTTCTGCTATTCTGTAAGCCATCACTGTAAAATCGTAAGCTTCCTGCACATTTTCTGCCCACAATTGTATCCAACCACTGTCTCGTTCGGCCATGGCATCGCTATGATCACAATGGATATTGATAGGTCCTGAAAGCGCTCTATTTGCAACTGCCATGACTATCGGGAGTCTTAAAGAAGCTGCTATGTATACAACTTCGTGCATTAATGCAAGACCAACAGCCGCAGTTGCAGTGAATGACCTTGCCCCTGCTGCTGCTGCACCAACAAGGGCACTCATCGCTGAGTGTTCGCTCTCCACTGGAATCATTTCAGTATCAACAGCACCATCAGCAACGTATTTTGCAAAATATTCCACAACAGGTGTTTGCGGAGTGATTGGATAAGCTGCTACAACGTCAGGATTTATTTGCTTCATCGCGTAAGCTATTGCCTCTGCACCCGTAATAGCTTGTTTTAAAGGCATTTTCACACCTCCTTATTCTTCAGCAAAGTCAGTTTCAGGTTTCATTATTATTGCTCTCTTTTCTTCCGGAGCAGGCTGTTTTGTCTTTGGATCTATACTTTTTGGACAAACATTTGCACAAAGTCCACAACCTTTGCAATAGTAATAGTTATATCCTCTCATTTTTGGCTTTCCGTCAACAATCTCAACCACGATAGCCTGATCTGGACAGTACAGCCAGCACTGCATACAATGAATACAATTTTCCGCTTGGTAGATAGGTCTCATTACTCTCCATGTACCCGTTTTGTACACTTTGGCATTTCCTGGTTCAATTATAAGACCTCCGATTGGTAAATCTCTCCATCCTTTGAGCTCAGCCATTGCATATCACCTCTTCGTACCCTCTGTGCAAGGCTCTTATATTTTTCTGAACCACTTGTTCACCAAATTTTTTCAAAAACATGTCGCTGATCTTATCTTCAACATATTTAAGTTCAATTATGCCTGTTACTTTCGCAATAGCACCAAGCATAACCGTATTTGGCGTACCTCTACCGAGTTCTTCAAGAGCAATATCAGTCGCCTTTACAACGCAGATCTTTCCTTTAAAACCCGATTTTTTTCTTACCCATTCTGGTGTTCTTACTGTGTTTACAATAAGAATAGTTTCTTCGTTTGTACCAGCAAGTATGTCCGGATTACCCAAAAGTGTATCGTCGATAACAACAACAAGGTGAGGAGTTTCAACCGAGGAATGGAGTAGTATAGGTTCATCTGATATCCTGTTGAACGCTTTCATCGGAGCTCCAGTTCTTTCTGCACCATATTCTGGGAAAGCTTGCACATATTTTCCCATGTCGAGTGCCGCTTCTGCAAGCATTTGTGAAGCGCTCTTTGCACCCTGACCTGCCCGACCATGCCATCTGACTTCGAAAATGTTTGCAGGCACTGTAGTTACCTCCTTTCAAAAATTAAAGTTTTTTGTTTGATACCTCTTTCACAAGTATATCTAATATCCAAGACAACACCCCGAGATGCTCACGCACCTCGGGGGAGTATTGAAAATGGTTGCAAATTAAGAAGATTAAATCTTTAGGTACATTTTATAATCTGCATCTGGAAAAATGTCGTCTACGTATTCTAATCTCTGTAACTCCCCTACATTAATATTACCACTTTTGAGCATATCGTACAAGTTTAAGAATCGTTTAACATGCGTTTTGGTTCTGTTAACAGCATATTCCACACTTGTTCTAGTCGTCATGATGAATGCCCAGTCGCTTGATTGAGCCAAGAGTAATTCACGCGCCATTTGATTTAAAACACGTATTTTAATTGGATCAGTTTCTTGAGAATGTATTTTTGCCATCTCGGTCATTTTTTCCACAAGTTCATGCAAATGAGGATAAATCCAGTCATTTGTACCGTTCAACCAAACTTCGTTATATCCATTGGCACCCCAACTTGATGCCGCAGGTGTTAGTATTTGGACTTTTTCAATCCAGTCCACAACATCGCAAGCTCTTACAGGTCTCAATTTCTGACTTTTCATGACCTCTCTCATAAAGTACTCTATGAAGAAAGGACCTTCAAACCACCAATGACCAAATAACTCAGCATCAAAAGGCGCAACAATTATTGGTTCAAGACCATCAAAAAGATTCATCAAATATTCAACCTGGGATTCTTTTTTCCTTAGAAAATCTTTTGCATGTTCGTAAGCAACGAATTTTGCTTCATCAATATCATAAAAATCTTTCTTATCAAGAGGTGTGTCTTTTGACGTGATCTTATGATATTTTATGCCCGTGTTCATCCGTACACCACTTGGATCAATGTATGGCTTTATGTAGTCATATTCTCTATCAAAACCTATATCCCTGTAAAATTCCCTGTACCTGGAGTCACCAGGATAACCTATTTGTGCACTCCAAACTTGTTCTGAGCTTTCCGGATCTCGTGCAAAGACAAAGACATTATTAGGTGTAATAACAGGTCTGTAAACCCCGTATCTTGGTCGTTCATCTGCATACCAGAGTCCGTGAGAATCTACAAAGAAATATTCCAATCCGTATTCTGATAAGTATTTATCAAGTCCTGGAAAGTAAGCACACTCAGCAAGCCATATTCCTCTGGGCTTGACTCCGATGTGTCTTTCATACGTTTTTACCGCCTGCTCAAGTTGAGCTCTGATCGCTTGTGGGTATTGCTCCATAAATGGTAAATAACCATGTGTAGCATTACACGTTATTATATCTAAATATCCTTTTGAGAAGAATTCTTTAAAACCATTCAACAAATTTCTTTGATAGACATCCCTGAAAAGATGCAACGTTTCTTCAAAAAAGTTTTGGTAATACTTTGCCATTTTATGTTTCAGCGGATGTTCAATTTGTGTTCTGTTAACTTCTTTTCTTGAAAGTTCCAGCAATTTTTCAAGATGCTTCTCATACTTAACTTGCAGATCCGGATTTGCGAGCATTTCCATCAAAGGAGGTGTTATGGACATCGTCAGTTTAACAGATATTTTCTCTCTTTCAAGGGTTCTAAACATTCTTAATAGTGGAATGTATGTTTCTGTCATTGCCTCAAACAACCAATGCTCTTCCAAGAAAAACGGATATTCTGGATGATGCACGTAGGGGAGATGTGCGTGAAGTACAAACATTATTTGTCCGCGTGGCATATTTATATCCCCTTCCCACTAAGGCGTATAACACTGATGCTCCCGGCACTTGAAACCCAAAAAAGATGTTCCATTCCCTGGACCGAACCTGGTATTCGTTCCACTATAGGTGTCAACATACCACCTGATGGCATGACAATTCTTCTGCGCTTTCTGAGATCCATCCATCTTTCTCTTGTTGATTGACTTGGAGAATTCACTGGTATTTTGCAAAGATTTGATCTTAAAAGAACTTTGTAACTACCTTTGATATCATAATAGCCAATTTCACCAAGGTAATGAGCACCCGGGACAGGAACATTTAGATAGTAATTCTTAATGTTAATTGGATCAAGTGAAATTTCAAACGTTCTATGAGCATTAGTACCATCGAATTCAATGTAAGTGACGTCGTAAATCCTGAGAACTACTTTTGCAACCTCGCCTGATTTTAAAAACGCTTTGTTTTCCTCAGAGAAATCCCAGTAAAAATGAATCCAGTGAGGATTTACGGGCATAGCGACAAGTTTATCCTTTAAATAGGTATCTGGGAGGGATATATCTTCCTTTTCAGAGGCAACTGTTTGTAAAAATTCAGCGGGTGGAGATATCTGTGAAGAAGGTTTGTAACTTGCTTGTTCACCAGTAGTTGCAAGTTTGGCCCTTTCAAGAAACCGTTCAATCAGTTTTTTCACATCACTTTTACTCATTTGCTTTTTAACAGTTAATCCAAGATCTTTCGCTTTCGCTTTCAACTCTTGGATAGTTCTTTCTTCACTTAACCAATCCTCAAGTTCTTTCCACATCGACATAACCTCACCCCCGTTTTCACTTGGCCAATTATAATCATTATGATCATTGCCTAATTTGATCTCCACTTTTTCGATTCTATTGATTTGTAAGCTCAATAGAAATTATACGTGTTTTTTGAATGTTGTAAAATGTTGTAAAAAAACGAAAAGGTATTATATTTCATTATAAATTCGTTTATAAAACAATAGTCGTTGTTAATTATATAATTACAATTGTTGTAACATAGTTAAGAGTAATTATCACTTTGTTAATTGAATTTAATAAAAGGCCATGGATACATCTTCGGTATCGTTAAAGTGATTATCGAGATTTTATCGTATTCCATGCTTATCAAAACAATATCGAGAGAGAAAAAGTGGGTTTGATAAAATCAAGATCAAGATCGATTGAGGAGGCGAAAAACATCTTCAAGTAAAGGGAATGCTTCAGTTGTTCCTTTTTTTAGACATGTCAAAGCCCCGCAGGCGTTGGCAAATTTAAGAGTTTTTTGTTTATCGAAATTGTTCAGCAATGAGTAAATTATACCAGCAGTAAAAGCATCTCCCGCTCCGGTTGTATCAACAGCGTCTATCTTCAAAGATTCAATAAATATCGTTTCGCTTTTTGAATAGTACATACTACCTTTCTGTCCAAGCTTTAGAAAAATTTCTTTAATACCATAAGAATATAGTTTATATAGAGCTTTTTCTAAGTCAATTTCATCAGTTACTTTTGTTAGTTCATGCTGGTTTAAGGATATGTACTTTATGCCTTCTAATAATGATGGCTCCATTGGTTCTGTCAATTCAACAAATATGTTTTGGTTAATCTCTTTGATGTGTTGTAAAATTTGCGAATTCACGCCTGTTTGAAAAAATACAATATCTGAGCTGGATATAATTTCTTTAAAGTGTAAAACATCTTTGATGTTAAGTTCTTTATTAGCACCAAGGTAATTGAACATTGTGCTATTTCCTTTTCTATCAACAACAATGAAGGTTATTCCCGTGTTTTTTGACCTGCTCAAAAGTGGTATAACACCAAATTTCTTTAATTTCTCTAATGCGATCTTTCCGAATTCATCTTCTCCAATTTTTCCAATCAAGTAAGACTTTATACCTAGTTTACTTAATGCAACAGAAACGTTGGTGGCCTTACCACCAACGTTCATTTCAATTTCGTTACTGATATGGTTCTGGTTTAATTCGAGATTTTCAACTTCGTAAAATATATCGATGTTTACTTTTCCTATGCAAACAACACTCATTTTAGTTTTGATAATTCATCTTTTGCAGTCTTTACAGCCCCTTCATGGGTTTTTAAGAGCAATGGATGTGGTTTTGAGTCGATGACTTTCTGGAACATTTCCCTGGCCTTTACTTTATCGTTTGTTTTCAGATAAAGAAACCCCATTTCCAAGTAAATGTTTGGATAATTTGGCGTCAATTTTGATGCCGATGTGAGTAGTTCTTCAGACTTTTTGTAATTGTACAGTGGCCACGGAACGTCTCTGTACCTCATACCCGAAGCAATATATGCAAACGTTTTATACAACCTACCTTCATCATCGTTCTCGTCCAACAATTTTAATGCCGTGTCAATGTTCCTATCAAAATCACCAAGCATAAACAAACTCTGAATTATTCCTTTATACTGAGCTAATCTTCCGATAGCAGCTCCAGCTATATAATAGGCCCTCCCATTTTTTGAGTCTAACTTTACTGCTGCTTCTGCATTTGATCTGGCTTTTTCGAGAGTCTTTTCCTTATCTTTATCCGCTACCCCCCATGTAGCATATTCAAGATAACAATCTGCAAGAATAGTTAGTAATCTACTGTTCTTTGTATAGTCAGGAGTACTTTCAATTTCTTTAATAACCTTTAAAATCTTTTCAACATCGTAATCTCTTCGAGCTTCGTAAAATAGTTTGTTTAGCTCTTCAACTGTTGCAGAAAATGAAGTTGCAAAAAGTAATAACACAAAAAACGCTACCGAAAACTTTCTGAGCATCCTCAAACCCCTCCTTTGATGTCTTGATTTCAATGTACATTTTTATATTATAACATAACCTATAGAAAAATTCTCATAAGATATAGAAATAAACATATTTACAATTCAATGTTAACCGTTTCTTAAACAACTCTTGGCATTTTGTGGTATTATATATACGTATATTTTGTGTAGGAAGGAGAGATATTATGTTTGAACATGAACATGAACATGGACATCACCATCACGATCACGAACACATCGATGCATTCACACTTATGGATGAAGAGGGTAATGAGCATCATTTTGTTCTACTTGGCGAAGTTGAAAACAAAGGAAAGGTTTATTGGGTATGTGAAGAGATATTCGTGGAAAACGAGGAAATTTCTGAATTTGGTGACACGTTCTTGTTTCTAAAATCGGAAGACCAAGATGGAAATGTTTTCCTTGATTCTATACAAGACGAGGAAGAGTTCAATGAAGTTGTTAGAATATGGGAAGACATGATGGGAGATGAGGATTTCTTCGTTGACGTAGAAGAGGAAGACGAAGAAGACGAAGAATAAGATTCTTGACAGTTCTTCCATTTTTTTGTAAAATATGAACTGTTAAGTTTGGTGCAGGCGTAGCTTCAAGCGGTGGAGCGCCTCCTTGGTAAGGAGGAGGGTGTGGGTTCGAGTCCCACCGCCTGCTCCAATTTGTAAAAGTTTTTAGTGCAAGAGAGGACAAAAGGTCCTCTCTTTTATTTTTCGTTTGCCAAAGTATAAGATTTTGTTGTATAATATAATTTCAAAACCTCAATGTAAAAAAAGCTGTTAGAGGTGAGTTTTTTATAGTGGTATATAGCTTATTAATTTTTTTGCCCTCTATAGTACTTGGAATTATAATGGGAGCAACTGATGCGGGTAATATTCTGGGTCCAACTGTAGCCAATGGAATTTTTAAATTCAAAAAGGCGGTAGTAACTTGCTCTATAATGGTTGTCTTGGGTTCTTTGCTTGGTGGCCTGCCAGGACTAAAAGTTGCATCAAGTCTGTCGCAACTAAGGATTCCAGAAATAATTGTGATCAATTTAGCTGCATCGATTGTTAGTATGTTTTTCCTTATGCAAAAATTACCAGTTTCTATAACACAAGCTATTGTAGGTGCAAACGTAGGTGTTGGAATACTTAATCGACAGATAGAGCCCAAGGTACTTTTGGCTGTTATCTTAGGTTGGTTTTTAACCCCCGTTGTCTCTTATGTATTTGGTTTTATCCTTTTTAAAACTTTTTCTTTAATTTTCAAGAAGATCAAGAATATTAGATTTAGAACTATTTTTCTAAGGTTTTCCTTATGGTTGTTCACTATTTATGGTTCTTTTTCCTTAGGAGCAAATAATGCTGGAAAAATAATGGGCGTATTTTACCACAAAGGATTCAGTGTTTTGCTTTTACTTGTTTTGAGTGGTATTTCACTTTCTTTGGGTATTGTTTTGTTTGGTAAAAGAACCATTTACACTGTAGGGCGTGAGCTGATTCACATGGATGATTTTTCTGCAATGGTAGCTGTTTCTTCTTCGGCTTTTACGATATGGTTTTTTTCGTTATTTGGTTTACCTGTATCAGCAGCGCATGCTATTATAGGTGGTATACTTGGCATTGGAGTTGCCAATGGTACTAAAATAACTAATAAGAAAGTTCTCAAAAAAGTAATTTTCTCTTGGTTGGAAGCACCTGTCTACAGCGGGATTTTTTCAGGTCTACTACTTTCAATTTACAAACTTTTGTGGTAAAATACATACTGTTAATAATAGTAGTATAATAGTAGTAAATTTGGAGGTGTAAAAGGTGGACCTAAGAGCTTTTATAAGAGATATACCTGATTTTCCACAAAAAGGTATTATATTTCGTGATATTACTCCATTAGTAAGAAGTCCAGAAGCTTTCAGATATGCTATAGATACCATAGCAAGTGAACTTGAGAAATTCGATTTTGACTTAATAGTTTGTCCAGAAGCAAGAGGTTTCATGATTGCCGCACCTTTGTCTTATAAGTTGGGCAAAGGACTCGTTCCTGTTAGAAAACCTGGAAAACTTCCCTATAAAACTGTTAGTGACATGTATGAATTAGAGTACGGCAAGGCAGAGTTGCACATGCACATAGATGCTGTAGAAAAAGGACAAAAGGTTGTAATTATCGATGATGTACTTGCTACTGGTGGCACTGCTATGGCTCTTAAAAGACTCGTTGAGAAAGTTGGTGGTGTTGTCGTTGCCTCTGCATTTCTAATTGAATTAACATATCTCAACCCGCGGGAGTTGTTGAAAGATTTACCCATTGTTGCCCCAATAAAATATTAGTAATACGTTTCCGGTTGCTTTTTGTTGATTTGGAGGTGTTTCCTATGTTAAAGTTTGACTTTACCTACACAATCTC is a genomic window containing:
- a CDS encoding PD-(D/E)XK nuclease domain-containing protein translates to ISGILMGSGIYHEIEVEVAGGIIDIVIENNGVVYIIELKVDRSAKEALEQIKERRYYEGFAGKKCYLIGVNIDSNKRNISEWEYEVIELDKNCTF
- a CDS encoding radical SAM protein, whose amino-acid sequence is MRPRNIEFEITTACNYSCLHCYCNAGKKSKVELSTEEIFEVIDQLVQAEVEILDVVGGEPLLRNDLLKIFSYAKSKGLSMIMNTNASLATKDLVNKIKAIVPDLHVGVSLDGPVSEVHDKIRGKGTFESTMKGLKNFLEAGFNVTVLFVVNRLNYSYIDDMVLLAKDLGTSLYVDRFIPVGRGMINKELLLPTRDMIEHVANRLQIFLKRENSVELYIEENIFGLEECTAGRTHASILVDGNVVPCGHFRYNPEYYVGNVNKERFIDIWRRMEEYRSKLIPQSCLLCALRGNICSAGCLAAAKFYKADIDSVICKR
- a CDS encoding thiamine pyrophosphate-dependent enzyme; translation: MPLNAIELAKLFYDKNPGITPGHRMCPGCGAPNVVKFALMTAMANGYEPVVALATGCLEVSTTIFPYTAWNVPYIHNAFENVAATISGVETAFRAAKKRGEIPEDKKLAFFAFAGDGGTYDIGLQSLSGAVERGHKFIYIVYDNEGYMNTGNQRSGATPPGSDTTTAPVGKKLAGKLQLKKNMVEIMAAHENVYVATVALSEPIDFMKKIEKALEFDGPAFIAAHSACVRFWRVSDDKAVETSKLAIETLYWPLYEVERGVYRVTKKITNPRPVADYIKSQGRFKLFLSRPDAQEIIDELQEYVTTRYQRLLALEEATKDKPIRVKGQVKKDIQTDEHAM
- the porA gene encoding pyruvate synthase subunit PorA yields the protein MPLKQAITGAEAIAYAMKQINPDVVAAYPITPQTPVVEYFAKYVADGAVDTEMIPVESEHSAMSALVGAAAAGARSFTATAAVGLALMHEVVYIAASLRLPIVMAVANRALSGPINIHCDHSDAMAERDSGWIQLWAENVQEAYDFTVMAYRIAEHPDVRLPVMVNFDGFIISHSVEVVETLDDEVVKKFVGKPIKMYSLLDTSKPVTYGPLDLYDYYFEHKRQQIEAMKHVPRVFKQVAEDFAKISGRKYDLVDEYMADDAEYIMIALGSTAGTIKHTINELRKEGRKVGLVKPWMFRPFPKEEYQRILNGRKAVIVLDRSVSFGSEAPLYETIKSALYEVAVRPQLGSYVYGLGGRDITPKHIRQAFEDAFKGYLIADEERYLGLRE
- a CDS encoding 4Fe-4S binding protein → MAELKGWRDLPIGGLIIEPGNAKVYKTGTWRVMRPIYQAENCIHCMQCWLYCPDQAIVVEIVDGKPKMRGYNYYYCKGCGLCANVCPKSIDPKTKQPAPEEKRAIIMKPETDFAEE
- a CDS encoding 2-oxoacid:acceptor oxidoreductase family protein — its product is MPANIFEVRWHGRAGQGAKSASQMLAEAALDMGKYVQAFPEYGAERTGAPMKAFNRISDEPILLHSSVETPHLVVVIDDTLLGNPDILAGTNEETILIVNTVRTPEWVRKKSGFKGKICVVKATDIALEELGRGTPNTVMLGAIAKVTGIIELKYVEDKISDMFLKKFGEQVVQKNIRALHRGYEEVICNG
- a CDS encoding DUF1957 domain-containing protein, which gives rise to MPRGQIMFVLHAHLPYVHHPEYPFFLEEHWLFEAMTETYIPLLRMFRTLEREKISVKLTMSITPPLMEMLANPDLQVKYEKHLEKLLELSRKEVNRTQIEHPLKHKMAKYYQNFFEETLHLFRDVYQRNLLNGFKEFFSKGYLDIITCNATHGYLPFMEQYPQAIRAQLEQAVKTYERHIGVKPRGIWLAECAYFPGLDKYLSEYGLEYFFVDSHGLWYADERPRYGVYRPVITPNNVFVFARDPESSEQVWSAQIGYPGDSRYREFYRDIGFDREYDYIKPYIDPSGVRMNTGIKYHKITSKDTPLDKKDFYDIDEAKFVAYEHAKDFLRKKESQVEYLMNLFDGLEPIIVAPFDAELFGHWWFEGPFFIEYFMREVMKSQKLRPVRACDVVDWIEKVQILTPAASSWGANGYNEVWLNGTNDWIYPHLHELVEKMTEMAKIHSQETDPIKIRVLNQMARELLLAQSSDWAFIMTTRTSVEYAVNRTKTHVKRFLNLYDMLKSGNINVGELQRLEYVDDIFPDADYKMYLKI
- a CDS encoding DUF4912 domain-containing protein produces the protein MSMWKELEDWLSEERTIQELKAKAKDLGLTVKKQMSKSDVKKLIERFLERAKLATTGEQASYKPSSQISPPAEFLQTVASEKEDISLPDTYLKDKLVAMPVNPHWIHFYWDFSEENKAFLKSGEVAKVVLRIYDVTYIEFDGTNAHRTFEISLDPINIKNYYLNVPVPGAHYLGEIGYYDIKGSYKVLLRSNLCKIPVNSPSQSTRERWMDLRKRRRIVMPSGGMLTPIVERIPGSVQGMEHLFWVSSAGSISVIRLSGKGI
- a CDS encoding PfkB family carbohydrate kinase, whose product is MSVVCIGKVNIDIFYEVENLELNQNHISNEIEMNVGGKATNVSVALSKLGIKSYLIGKIGEDEFGKIALEKLKKFGVIPLLSRSKNTGITFIVVDRKGNSTMFNYLGANKELNIKDVLHFKEIISSSDIVFFQTGVNSQILQHIKEINQNIFVELTEPMEPSLLEGIKYISLNQHELTKVTDEIDLEKALYKLYSYGIKEIFLKLGQKGSMYYSKSETIFIESLKIDAVDTTGAGDAFTAGIIYSLLNNFDKQKTLKFANACGALTCLKKGTTEAFPLLEDVFRLLNRS
- a CDS encoding DUF1292 domain-containing protein, yielding MFEHEHEHGHHHHDHEHIDAFTLMDEEGNEHHFVLLGEVENKGKVYWVCEEIFVENEEISEFGDTFLFLKSEDQDGNVFLDSIQDEEEFNEVVRIWEDMMGDEDFFVDVEEEDEEDEE